A segment of the Limnothrix sp. FACHB-406 genome:
CGAAAAGTGGCGCTAGTGGATGCCGACTTTGGCCTGCGTAACCTAGACCTGTTGTTGGGTCTGGAAAATCGCGTGGTCTACACCGCCGTGGAATACCTGGCCGGTGAGTGCCGCCTGGAGCAGGCCCTCGTGCGCGACAAACGACAGCCCCGATTGGTGCTGATGCCCGCCGCCCAAAACCGCACCAAAGAATCGGTCACCCCCGACCAAATGAAAGCGTTGGTTTTGACCCTGGCCAAAAGTTTTGACTATGTGTTGGTGGACTGTCCAGCGGGCATTGAAATGGGCTTTCGCAACGCGATCGCCGCCGCCCGCGAAGCCATCATCGTCACCACTCCCGAAATTGCCGCCGTGCGCGATGCCGATCGGGTGGTGGGTCTGCTGGAGGCCGAGGGCATCAAAAACGTTCGGTTGGTGGTGAACCGGCTGCGGCCGCAAATGGTGCAAGCCAACGACATGATGTCCGTGGACGATGTGCGCGAAATTTTAGCGATTCCGTTGGTGGGAATTTTGCCCGACGATGAACGGGTGATCACCTCCACCAACCGAGGGGAACCGCTGGTGCTGTCGGAGCAAGTCTCCGTGCCCAAGATGGCGTTTAGTAACATTGCCCGCCGTCTGGAGGGTCAAAACGTGGAATTTTTAGATCTCACCGCCAGCCACGATTCCTTGCTGAAGCGGCTGAAGCGCTGGCTGAAGGGTAGCCCTCGCGGTTAGCCTGGATGGGCGAGCCGCTCCCGATCGGCCGCTGGAAGCTTCCCTGACCGCTGGCTCAACCTTGGCCAAGCTGGTCTCATCCCTTGGGTGGTGTGTCTTGACTGCAAGGGCTGTTGCGATCGCCCGGGGCCCATGACCGGCACAAAACCAAGCAACCGGGCGGTTTTGGCTCCGTTGGCAACCAGCCCTCAACCCACAACTCGTTTTTTCCCTCAGATCGCCCTTCGATCCAGCGCGCTGCGTTATCTGCGTCATGTTAAGCGAACTTCTCGATAAACTTTTTGCCCGCGATCCCGACAGCCGCAGCGTGGTGAAACAGCGGTTGCAATTGCTGTTAGCCCATGACCGAACTGATCTTTCGCCGCAGTCGCTCGATCGAATGCGCCAAGAGATTTTGGATGTGATTTCTCGCTATGTAGAAATTGATAGCGAGGGATTGCAATTCATGCTGGAAAACGACCTTCGCACCACGGCGTTGATTGCCAATGTGCCCATTCGGCGGGTGCGCCCGGACAATGAACCCTCGGAGGAAGCGGCCGCAGCCATGGAAACCCCGATCGAGAGTGTGATCCCGGAAGCCCCTTCCGAAACGGACGAAATCATCGATTTGGAATCCTTGCCCCTTGATGGGCCCACGGAAATTACCCCCTAGCAAGGTGAATCAGCCAGTGTTGGGTAATGGCGATGCGGCAGACCCCCTGAAACCGCAGGAAGGCAGTCAGTTCCAATCGGGGGAGCCATTGGACAAGGGGGAGACAACGACCTTGGCAACGGTGCGATCGCGCTGGGTGCAGCGGCTGCGGCACGATCGCGCGATCGCCGTGATTCGATCGCACAACTGGCTTCAGGGGCTGGCCATGGCCCAGGCGGCCGCCGAAGGGGGCCTGCGACTCATTGAAATTACTTGGAACAGTGTTCGGCCGGCGGAATTGGTGGCCGAACTGCGCGATCGCTTGCCCCACTGTCAAATTGGGGCCGGCACGCTGCTGGATGCGGCCATGGTGCGGGAAGCGGTGGCGGCGGGGGCCCAATTTGGTTTTGCGCCCTTTGGCGACTCGGGGGCGATCGCGGCGGCGGTGGCGGCCGGCATTCCGATCGTGCCGGGAGCCTTGACCCCCACGGAAATTGCCCAGGCTTGGCGGGCCGGAGCCAGCAGCGTTAAGGTGTTTCCCATTTCGGCGGTCGGCGGAGCAGCCTACGTGCGATCACTCGTGCCCGTGTTGCCCATGCCGCTGATTCCCACCGGGGGGGTCACTTTGGCCAATGCGGCGGAATTTTTGGCGGCCGGGGCGATCGCGATCGGCCTGTCGGGGGAACTGTTTCCAGCGGAAGCCGTGGCCGCTGGTCGTTGGGATCAAGTGCGCGATCGGGCCCGTCGCTTGGCTGAACAGGTGGCCCCCCACTGTCTTCCAGAGACGACCCCGCCGCTCGAAGATCTCCGCCCCTAGACCAACCGCCCGGCGACAGTCTGGCCAATTAACCGGATACAGCAGAAAATCAACTGGGAAACCGATTATCTTTCAAGCACTTCGTGGCCCCAATCATTGGCCCCACGAAAATTGCCCGGTTAAAATGCGAAACAATCTGCCTGCTCGATCGCTGTGCTGCGGACTTGGCAGATTTTTTGCAGACTTGGCAGATTTTGCAAATTTTTTTTAGGAACCTCCATGACAGGGCTGCTGGCAAAACTCGATGACACCCGCGATCGAGTGGTCGATCGTACCCGAGAACTCAGACAACGGCCGCCCCAGTGGTTACGTCGGCCCAAGTTTTTGATTGCGGGGGCACTGGTGACCTTTGCCGCCTCCTGGGCCGGGGCCCAATCCAGTGCCGCTCACTACTACTTCGATCAGTGGGAGCGGGCACAACTGACCAAAACCCTGGCCGTTTTGAACCAGCCCACGCCCGACCAACAACCCCGCTGGGCTGCCATCACCGATCAACGCTGGAGCTTTTTGGAGCGATCGACCCGGGCCATGGCCCAAGCCGCCAGCACCGGCCTGGTGAATTTCAAAGAGCTGCCCTTTAATCCCAAGGCATCGATGGCGATTCTGAAGCGGCTGGATAATGTTCGTTGGCTCCAAGTCGATATCGGCAACCAACGCTTAACCGCCTGGGAAGGAAATCGCCAAGTCCGCACGGATGCGGTTTCCACCGGCAAAGCCCGCACACCCACCCTGCCCGGCACTTGGACGATTTACACCAAGCTGCGATCAACCCGGATGCGTGGCCCCGGCTATGACGTGCCCAATGTGCCCTACACGATGTATTACGACGGGGGCTATGGCATCCATGGAGCCTACTGGCACAACAACTTCGGCACACCCATGAGCCACGGTTGCACCAATCTCCCGGTATCCACCTCCCGCTGGTATTTCAACTGGGCAGAGGTGGGCACGCCCGTGGTGGCCCATCGCTAGGGCCGATCGGGGCTGGTTGGCTCTGGATCCCGTACCCACAGGGCCAGGCCGCCACTGCGCCCCCGAGCCGCCAGCCCCGATTCACCGGCCCAGCAGAACGCAAAAAAGGGCAAATAGCCGATCGCCCGGCGGTTAAATGGCTCCTGGGTTAGGGCCTTTGTGGCCGGCCGCTCGCCCCGAACCGGGCCGCGATAAACCACCCGATCGCCAATCCCGATCGCCAGTTCCAAAAAATCAAAAGCCAGCAAATTCCGCTGGCCCACCCACCGGGCCGGGCCAGAAAACTCCATAAAAATCGGCCCCACCTGCACTCGGTTCTTGATTCGGGCGATCGCCCCCGTGGCTTCGTTGGCCAAAAAGGTCAGATAGGCCGGGGCAAAAGCCGGAAAATAAAACCCCCGATCGCGCTGGGCCGACTTTTTGGGCGACACCACCCCCAAACGCCAGCGACCCACCAGCGACCCTTCCGAGAGCTGCACCCGATCGCGGCGGGTTTGGGTTTCCACGGTTTTCATCGCGGTCACCACGGCAGCGGGTCGCGGACGCTCAGGCTCGGTCTGGGGATTTTGGATCGATCGCGCCGTCTGTTCCAGCAGTTGCGCAGCGGCCGGTTGCATTGCGATTTCGGTTGCCATGATGGTGCCAATCAACGGATGGAGCGTTTGGGAAGCCGGAAACCTCAATGGCTCCAATATTTGGCTTCAACGATGGCTGCAACCCATGAAGATCACTCAATGGGTCACAGTCGATAGCCATAGTCAATAATAGTTCTGCCCTATCGTTCTGCGCTTCGGGATTCCAACGGCTCCCGGCCACCCCTCCTCGATCGGCTATTCCTTCTCGATCCGCCATGCATATCTCGCCATGAATATTTTGATTAGCAACGATGACGGGATTTTTGCCCTGGGCATTCGCGCCCTTGCCAATGCCTGCGCTGAAGCGGGTCACCAAGTGACGATCGTTTGTCCCGATCGGGAGCGTTCCGCCACAGGGCACGGCCTGACGCTTCAGGATCCAATTCGCACGGAACTGGTTCCTAACCTGTTTCACCCCAGCGTCACCGCTTGGGCCTGTTCTGGAACGCCCGCCGATTGCGTCAAGCTGGCCCTGGGGGCCCTGCTCGATCGCAAGCCCGATGTGGTGCTGTCGGGCATTAACCACGGCCCCAACCTGGGAACCGATGTGCTCTACTCGGGAACTGTTTCGGCGGCCATGGAAGGCCTGCTGGAGGATATTCCCAGCTTTGCCTTCAGCCTGGCCAAGTTTGGTCATCTTGACTTCAGCGCCGCCGCCGAGTTTGCCGTGCAAGCGGTGGCCCAACTCATTGCCCAGCCGCCCGCCCGGCCAATGCTGCTGAATGTGAATATCCCAGCGCCCGACGGCCCGATCGCGGGTGTGCAGCTCACCAAACTCGGCTTCCGGCGCTATCACGACCTATTTGAAAAGCGGGTGGATCCCCGTGGCCGCACCTACTATTGGCTGTCGGGAGAAGTGCTTGAAGAAATTGACCCGGAAACCATGCCCGGAGGCCAAACTTCGCCCCTGATCACCGATGTGCAGGGGATTCGGCAAAACTACATCACCCTCACTCCTTTGCATTTCAACTTGACCGATTGGGCGGAGATGACCCCCTGGCAACCTTGGATCGATCGACTGGCCGAGAGCTATGGGCCAGCCCCCAATCCCGCAGCCTAAGCCAACGTCAGTTCGGAATAGGGGAAGCAGCAGAAAGACGGGACTGGTTAAGCTGAGGTGTTAATCCAAACCAGCCTTAACCCAACCCCGTCGTGCTCAGGTTAGAAGCTCTGTTCTGCAAAATCGACGACTTCTGCCAAGATTTTGAAACGTAATGGATGCGACACTTGCTCAAGGATGGTTTCAAGCAACACCAGCGTGAGCACTCCATGAGTTTCAATCTCAAGAACCGTTACCAGATTGAACACTCTCGTCACTGCAGTCCGGTCAATTGTTGTGTGTATCTGCCCAGTGAACTGATTGCCTACTGTCATCAACCCCAGAAACCGTCCCTCGATTTGGCTGTGTTGGGAATTGAGCTACACGATTAACCCGAACTGACGTGTACTGAATTCGGCAAGGCAAAAGCTGTAGATTTTCCTTGAATTTGCGCGATCGCCTCCCCTCATAACTCAGCCGTATAACGCCTCTAGTCAGCGGAGGCCAGTCACCTTCTCATCTGCCGATAGCCTCTTTTCCATCCGCTGTAATATGGTTGTTAGACATCGGTTTGACTGTGATTATAGTAGGGGGATTAATATTACCTTAGGAGATACTCAAACGCACCTCTTGCTGCACTTGTAGAGGTTGCTGAACCTGAACAAACGCATCATAAATTGCAATTTTCGAGTTGATAGCTTCAAAACTGACAACTAAAGAGTAAGGAACAGTGGCCTCTGAATTCTGATTCCACCCTTCATGCCCTACTACAGCGACACAGAACCCCTCACGCAAATCATAAGATTGAACTAATGCCCAGTCTTTCTGGACGGTTCCTGCACTTCTAGAAACCTTTTTCACGATTCCATCAATTCCTTTGGGTTTTCGCTGATCATCACCATTAGATCTGAACTGTCTCTTGCCAAGAGTCCAACGAAATAAACCTTCACCTTCATCAGCATCTTCTGGAGCTTCATTGTGTTCCTTGAGTACCCTGTCTAAAAACTTTTGAGGATCTTCTCCTTTTTTACTGCATGTCCAATCAAGCCATGTTGATAGATATTTCCTCCGATGTCGACGAGTACGGCGAGGTTCAGCAACATAGGACAAAGTAATTTCAATCAAAATCTCAAAACCTTCACCTTCCCTTAAAAGACTTTCTGGTATTTGTACTTGATAAATTTTGGCTTGCCGAGCGCGGATAACTTCATTGCCTTGAGTTGTCAAAGTTACACGATTGGGAGAATTACCCAACGCTCTATCAAGATTGGGAATTCCATAGCCCATTGTTCTAATTCCTTGATACAGTTTTGCGGCGGACTCATTTGTCCAATTGGGTAAGCGTGCTGACTGAACAATAAGTGCACGATACAATAAAGTACTTTCTTGGGGAAATATTGTCGCTAAAGTGGCTGCAATATGAGTTACTTTCGGGGCAGCAAAAGAAGTGCCGACAGCATCAGAACTGATAACTTTACCACCGTAAAGCGTAGATCTTACTAGCTCAGGACAAACTGGCTCTGGTTTAGTGAAGCTTGGCGAAGTAGGTGAGTCAATTACATAATCTCCTCCGTACTCTACTACTTCTGGTTTGATAGTGTCCCAAATCCCTAACCCTGAACAAGAAAAGGAAGAAGGATAATCTACTTCTGCCACTGATTTAAGTGGAGGATTTTGATAAGTAGTATGAGCAACTGAACCTACCGTCAATGCTTGAAAACTTTGGGCAGGATTTGCAACTCGTGCAGAGGGAGTTAATAAATACTGTGGATAAGGCCGCCCAGCCTTCATATGTGCATATATAGATAGCCGAGTGACAAAGCTCGAATTCGCTTCAATATTTCCCGCAGCGACAATAAATAAAATATCTTTTTCCCAAGTCAACTTATCTATTGCGGCTGCCCAAGGAGTCATAGATTGGGTTCGACAGGGAGCGATTCCTGCAACTGAATGATTGAAAATTCGAGTTCTGGTACGGTGATGGTAAAATTCTACAATTTCTTCCAGCACTTCAGGTGGAAATAGTTTTTTAGGTAGCTGATTGCTACCATCAAGAATTCTAGCGTTCTGAATCCAACATATTGCTTGCTGACGACCTGTAGTAGGAATACCGCGAGGATAAAGAACAGCACCAGAAACTCTGGTACCATGTCCACCTCCTCGAACATAGTCAGCAGTCATATCAAGTTCTCCAGGCACCCATGATTTGGAATACTGTGAATCAATCGCAACCCGTAATTTGGGGTGAAGTTCTTGAATACCACTATCGATCACACAGACCTTAGGCGCATTAGGATCGGGAGGTTCTAGCGTAAACAGTTCCCGGTCGGATTCAGATCCATTGGGTGTCACTAAAAGAGGATTAAATTCATCAGGTTCACTGACATCAAAAATATACGGAAAGTTGAGGACAAGATCTTTCAACCCTTTTCCAAGAATCCGAATACGACAAGAAAAGCTATCTGGTAAACGTGAAATTCCTATTTCTTCACCAGCTATATTTCTAAGAATTTCACCATTGTATTGGTTAATGAATTTTTGAAGTTGATCCGTTCGTTCTGAATATAAGTCATCCCATTCTTCAGGAGACAAATTGTGCTTGTCTAACCATTTATTTACTCGTTGCTGATATTTTTCATTTCCTTCATTTTTCTTACGTTTAGGGCATCTTGAATATTGCTCTTGTATATTGATACAAGCAATGCCGATGTCTACTATATACTCCTGTTGCTCTAGAATCCGTTCCCATTCTGTTTTAAGACTTTCAGAAAGAATATATTCTGGGCGTTGAGTTCCTTCTAGAATTTCCCAAATTGCAGGAATCTTTGTCTTCCCCTTACCTTCCTGAATCAGCTTTTCAATCTTTTTCTTAAGTTCTGATAGCCCTGTATCAGATGAAGCTCCAATGATATATCCCTGCTCAAGATCAGCAACAACCTCAATACCAAAGCTCTTGAGATCATCTGCATCAAATAAATCAGGATCTACTTGTAGGATAAAGGATACTGCATCTGGCAATTCAGGTTTGCCCTCTTCCTCTCGTCTTTTCTTCTCCTCTTGCCAATTTGTAGTGATGAGATCAACTGAAGATTTCAGCTTGTTACCATGTCCACATGCATCTCCCCTGTTAGCCAAGGTAGTTGCTGAAACTCTGCCACCACCTCCTGGTGGAGCAGAGGCTATCCCTTCTTTAACAAGGTGAAGTGAAATGTGAGGAAAATTTTCGGAGCTATCAGGCATGAGAAACTAAAATGTCTTGGATTGACTCTTCTAAATGTTCTTGAATGACTAGCTCTTCACGATCTAGAATGGCTCGTTTTGCGGCATCCTGAGCAACCCTCGTAACTTGTGCAGCCGAAAAATTCACCATTTTATGCACAACTAAATTCCAATCGATTGAGCCAACTTCAACTGAAGAGAGGGTCTGTTTAAGAATAGCTTCAATTTCTGGTTCTGTTGGCTTTGGCACTTCAATAGCATCATCAAATCTTCGCCAAACAGCTTCATCAAGAAACTTGGTCAAATTAGTTGCAGCCACAAGTAAGCCGTTTGAGACTTCGTACTCATCAAGTAGTTGGAGGAATGTATTGACTACACGCTTAATTTCACCAACCTCTTGGCTATCCTCACGCGATTTAGCCAGTGCGTCACATTCGTCAATAAAAAGTAAACAAGGAGAAGCAACAGCAGCTTCAAATACTTCACGCAAATTGGTAGCGGTTTCTCCTAAATACGAGGAAACCATTGCATCAAAGCGAACTTTAACTAAGGCTAAGCCGGTATTCCAAGCAATACGTTCGGCTCCCATCGTTTTACCGCACCCTGGAGAACCATAAAGCAAAATCTTTTGGCGATAGCGCAACCCATGATGGGCAAGTCGATCACGAGCAGCATATTCCCGTTCAATACGGCGAAATCGTGTTTCTATGGCATCGGCAAGGATCATATGATGCCTCAAACTGTCACGAGGAATCGTAACAATAAACGGATGATTGAATCTATGTTTACTCGATAAGAGGGTGAGAGTATGTGTTTCGGATGCTTTAGGCGTGGCTCTCTCTGAAGAAGTTGCAGGGCTTTCTCGTACAGAATCTGATGATGAATTTTCGGGTTTGACAAGATGGGCGCTTTTCCGCAGAATGCTTTCGAGTTGATTAGCAAGGGTGGTATGCCCTAGCTTGCGTTCTTCCTCTACCACGATGGACAACATGCTTTGTATCGCCTGTGAGTCATCACTGGCAACAGCACGGAATAATCGCTTTAGCACTTCTCCTTTCATTCTTGAACCTGTTGCCTACAGCCAAATATCCCACTTTTACAATACCTAAATCTCTTGAAATCTTATGAAAACTTTACAAAATTAAAATATGCTCTCTTATAAATTGGGTTGACAACGATGTCTGACTAAGTAGCGTCTGCGAAGTAATGATACTAATTGCACAGCAGTCATCCACAAGTACTACCTAGTCCATTTTCACTAAATCTGGCTTTCCGAATCAGCTAGCACCCTAGAAGTTATTACTTCTAACTGAGGAATATCTTCTTAAGCCGCTTTCTAGGCGATTTCTATATCTGTATTGAAATAATCATGAACCAACTGATCTCGCATCTCGGCAACATCTCGCCAGGGAACATCAGGATAGTGGCTTCTTGCTGAATCTGGAATGTACTTCACAGCTTCGCCAATAGCTTTGGTCGCCCTTGAAACCGCAAGTACCTTCTCCAAATTTTGTGAGAAGACTTCAGCCAGAATGCCCGCTGTAAACTGGATAGTGCCGTAATCATGATGAGCAGGTGAGAGCGTCTTTGAGCAAGCAATCTTTCACTGAAAATCATCACTGCACAGGCACTACCCTTGCTCCCACGAATCCTAGAGATGCAGGCTAAATATCCAGGTCGGTGAGGTTCAGCTTGGCCCCGTAGGTTTCGATAAATTCCCGGCGGGGAGCCACCCGATCGCCCATCAAGATTGTGAAGATTCGATCGGCCTCGGCCGCATCATCAATTTCCACCCGTTTCATGGTGCGGGTTTCCGGGTTCATGGTGGTGTCCCAAAGCTGATCGGGCATCATTTCACCCAAACCTTTGAACCGCTGAATGTTGTAGTTGGCATTGGCCGGGAAGCCCGCCAAAATCTGCTGCAACTCCCGATCGCTGTAGCAATATTGATGATTCCGGCCGCGCTCCACCTTGTATAGGGGCGGGCAGGCAATATAGATGTGACCTTGCTCCACCAATTCCCGTTGATAGCGATAGAAAAAGGTCAGCAGCAGGGTGCGAATGTGGGCACCGTCCACGTCCGCATCGGTCATCAATACCACCCGGTGATAACGCAGTTGAGAAACATCAAATTCCTCGCCTTTGATACCTAATCCCAGGGCAGAAATTAGTGACTGAATTTCGGTGTTTTTATAGATCTTGGCATCGTCGGTTTTCTCGATGTTTAGGATCTTCCCACGCAGGGGCAAAATGGCTTGGAATCGACGGTTTCGTCCTTGCTTGGCGGAACCGCCTGCCGAGTCTCCTTCCACAATAAAAATTTCTGATTCGGACGGATCCTTCGAGCTGCAATCGGCTAATTTACCCGGCAAGGGCGACGATTCCAACACCGATTTCCGGCGCACCAATTCCCGGGCCCGGCGAGCCGCTTCGGCCGCATTAAAGGCCTGAATCGCCTTTTCCAAAATGGAGTCCGCCACGCCGGGCCGGAACTCCAAATATTCCGTGAAAACTTCCCCCACCAGGGAATCCACAATGCCGCGTACCTCGGGGTTGCCGAGTTTGGTTTTGGTTTGTCCTTCAAATTCTGGATCGGGCACTTTCACGGAAATAATCGCCGTCAAGCCTTCCCGAATATGTTCGCCGCCCAGGTTGGCATCGCCATCTTTCAGCTTGTTGCGCTTGCGGGCGATCGCGTTCATGGTGCGGGTCAAAACGGCCTTCAACCCTTCCAGGTGGGTTCCGCCATCCACGGTGCGGATGTTGTTGGCAAACCCGAATAGGTTGTCTGTGTAGGCATCGATCGACCATTGCATGGCCACTTCCACATGCACCCCGTCGCGCTCCCCTTGCACGTAGAGAATTTCCTCGTGGAGGGGCAGGCGATCGCGGTTGATATAGGCTACATATTCCCGAA
Coding sequences within it:
- the minD gene encoding septum site-determining protein MinD, encoding MSRIIVITSGKGGVGKTTCTANLGMALAQLGRKVALVDADFGLRNLDLLLGLENRVVYTAVEYLAGECRLEQALVRDKRQPRLVLMPAAQNRTKESVTPDQMKALVLTLAKSFDYVLVDCPAGIEMGFRNAIAAAREAIIVTTPEIAAVRDADRVVGLLEAEGIKNVRLVVNRLRPQMVQANDMMSVDDVREILAIPLVGILPDDERVITSTNRGEPLVLSEQVSVPKMAFSNIARRLEGQNVEFLDLTASHDSLLKRLKRWLKGSPRG
- a CDS encoding bifunctional 4-hydroxy-2-oxoglutarate aldolase/2-dehydro-3-deoxy-phosphogluconate aldolase, with protein sequence MGPRKLPPSKVNQPVLGNGDAADPLKPQEGSQFQSGEPLDKGETTTLATVRSRWVQRLRHDRAIAVIRSHNWLQGLAMAQAAAEGGLRLIEITWNSVRPAELVAELRDRLPHCQIGAGTLLDAAMVREAVAAGAQFGFAPFGDSGAIAAAVAAGIPIVPGALTPTEIAQAWRAGASSVKVFPISAVGGAAYVRSLVPVLPMPLIPTGGVTLANAAEFLAAGAIAIGLSGELFPAEAVAAGRWDQVRDRARRLAEQVAPHCLPETTPPLEDLRP
- a CDS encoding L,D-transpeptidase encodes the protein MAQAASTGLVNFKELPFNPKASMAILKRLDNVRWLQVDIGNQRLTAWEGNRQVRTDAVSTGKARTPTLPGTWTIYTKLRSTRMRGPGYDVPNVPYTMYYDGGYGIHGAYWHNNFGTPMSHGCTNLPVSTSRWYFNWAEVGTPVVAHR
- the surE gene encoding 5'/3'-nucleotidase SurE; translation: MNILISNDDGIFALGIRALANACAEAGHQVTIVCPDRERSATGHGLTLQDPIRTELVPNLFHPSVTAWACSGTPADCVKLALGALLDRKPDVVLSGINHGPNLGTDVLYSGTVSAAMEGLLEDIPSFAFSLAKFGHLDFSAAAEFAVQAVAQLIAQPPARPMLLNVNIPAPDGPIAGVQLTKLGFRRYHDLFEKRVDPRGRTYYWLSGEVLEEIDPETMPGGQTSPLITDVQGIRQNYITLTPLHFNLTDWAEMTPWQPWIDRLAESYGPAPNPAA
- a CDS encoding S8 family peptidase produces the protein MPDSSENFPHISLHLVKEGIASAPPGGGGRVSATTLANRGDACGHGNKLKSSVDLITTNWQEEKKRREEEGKPELPDAVSFILQVDPDLFDADDLKSFGIEVVADLEQGYIIGASSDTGLSELKKKIEKLIQEGKGKTKIPAIWEILEGTQRPEYILSESLKTEWERILEQQEYIVDIGIACINIQEQYSRCPKRKKNEGNEKYQQRVNKWLDKHNLSPEEWDDLYSERTDQLQKFINQYNGEILRNIAGEEIGISRLPDSFSCRIRILGKGLKDLVLNFPYIFDVSEPDEFNPLLVTPNGSESDRELFTLEPPDPNAPKVCVIDSGIQELHPKLRVAIDSQYSKSWVPGELDMTADYVRGGGHGTRVSGAVLYPRGIPTTGRQQAICWIQNARILDGSNQLPKKLFPPEVLEEIVEFYHHRTRTRIFNHSVAGIAPCRTQSMTPWAAAIDKLTWEKDILFIVAAGNIEANSSFVTRLSIYAHMKAGRPYPQYLLTPSARVANPAQSFQALTVGSVAHTTYQNPPLKSVAEVDYPSSFSCSGLGIWDTIKPEVVEYGGDYVIDSPTSPSFTKPEPVCPELVRSTLYGGKVISSDAVGTSFAAPKVTHIAATLATIFPQESTLLYRALIVQSARLPNWTNESAAKLYQGIRTMGYGIPNLDRALGNSPNRVTLTTQGNEVIRARQAKIYQVQIPESLLREGEGFEILIEITLSYVAEPRRTRRHRRKYLSTWLDWTCSKKGEDPQKFLDRVLKEHNEAPEDADEGEGLFRWTLGKRQFRSNGDDQRKPKGIDGIVKKVSRSAGTVQKDWALVQSYDLREGFCVAVVGHEGWNQNSEATVPYSLVVSFEAINSKIAIYDAFVQVQQPLQVQQEVRLSIS
- a CDS encoding 26S protease regulatory subunit, with amino-acid sequence MKGEVLKRLFRAVASDDSQAIQSMLSIVVEEERKLGHTTLANQLESILRKSAHLVKPENSSSDSVRESPATSSERATPKASETHTLTLLSSKHRFNHPFIVTIPRDSLRHHMILADAIETRFRRIEREYAARDRLAHHGLRYRQKILLYGSPGCGKTMGAERIAWNTGLALVKVRFDAMVSSYLGETATNLREVFEAAVASPCLLFIDECDALAKSREDSQEVGEIKRVVNTFLQLLDEYEVSNGLLVAATNLTKFLDEAVWRRFDDAIEVPKPTEPEIEAILKQTLSSVEVGSIDWNLVVHKMVNFSAAQVTRVAQDAAKRAILDREELVIQEHLEESIQDILVSHA
- a CDS encoding HepT-like ribonuclease domain-containing protein, with the protein product MACSKTLSPAHHDYGTIQFTAGILAEVFSQNLEKVLAVSRATKAIGEAVKYIPDSARSHYPDVPWRDVAEMRDQLVHDYFNTDIEIA
- the gyrB gene encoding DNA topoisomerase (ATP-hydrolyzing) subunit B; this encodes MTSNYGADQIQVLEGLEPVRKRPGMYIGSTGPRGLHHLVYEVVDNSIDEALAGYCTHIEVDLNANGSVTVTDDGRGIPVDIHPQTGKSALETVMTVLHAGGKFGGGGYKVSGGLHGVGVSVVNALSEEVIVEVKRLSQRHVQRYSRGIPQGPLTSEPSDDAQTGTRVTFLPDREIFITGTEFDYATLASRLRELAYLNAGVKITFSDHRLELLRTEQPKVETYCYEGGIREYVAYINRDRLPLHEEILYVQGERDGVHVEVAMQWSIDAYTDNLFGFANNIRTVDGGTHLEGLKAVLTRTMNAIARKRNKLKDGDANLGGEHIREGLTAIISVKVPDPEFEGQTKTKLGNPEVRGIVDSLVGEVFTEYLEFRPGVADSILEKAIQAFNAAEAARRARELVRRKSVLESSPLPGKLADCSSKDPSESEIFIVEGDSAGGSAKQGRNRRFQAILPLRGKILNIEKTDDAKIYKNTEIQSLISALGLGIKGEEFDVSQLRYHRVVLMTDADVDGAHIRTLLLTFFYRYQRELVEQGHIYIACPPLYKVERGRNHQYCYSDRELQQILAGFPANANYNIQRFKGLGEMMPDQLWDTTMNPETRTMKRVEIDDAAEADRIFTILMGDRVAPRREFIETYGAKLNLTDLDI